Proteins from a genomic interval of Chanos chanos chromosome 3, fChaCha1.1, whole genome shotgun sequence:
- the LOC115806640 gene encoding pancreatic alpha-amylase-like produces the protein MKVKARWYLLALGVGLGLCQYKSKAYHHGGTTIVHLFEWRWSDIAEECERYLGPNGFDGVQISPPNEHIVVSKPHRPWWERYQPVSYNLCSRSGTEEELRDMICRCNQVGVKIYADVVINHMCSSGGGEGRHSTCGSYFNASREEFPSVPYSAVDFNDDKCTTSSGNIENYQDIYQVRNCRLVGLLDLALEKEHVRGKVVDYMNTLVDMGVAGFRVDACKHMWPSDLKAIYSRLHNLNTKWFPEGSKPLIYQEVIDLGGEPIKASEYFGLGRVTEFKYGAKLGSVIRKWNEYKLSDLKSLGERWGLMPSDKALVFVDNHDNQRGHGAGGASILTFWEPRMYKIATAFMLAHPYGMTRVMSSYRWDRHIVDGKDQNDWMGPPSYPDGSTKSVPISPDGTCGDGWVCEHRWPLIRNMVTFRKVVSGQPLTNWWDNRANQIAFGRGGQGFVVINNDECPLDVTLSTGMPAGTYCDVISGLKTRGRCTGKTIRVHADGKAHFSISNADPDPVIAIHTQSKL, from the exons GTAAAGGCAAGATGGTACCTGCTGGCTCTGGGTGTTGGATTGGGGCTCTGTCAGTATAAATCAAAGGCATATCACCATGGAGGCACAACAATTGTCCATTTGTTCGAATGGCGTTGGTCTGACATAGCAGAGGAATGTGAGCGGTATTTGGGACCCAATGGCTTTGATGGAGTTCAG ATCTCCCCTCCCAACGAGCACATAGTTGTGTCCAAACCTCACAGGCCCTGGTGGGAAAGGTACCAGCCTGTTAGCTACAATCTCTGCTCTAGATCAGGAACTGAAGAAGAGCTCAGGGATATGATCTGCAGATGCAACCAAGTCGGG GTGAAGATCTACGCAGACGTTGTCATCAATCACATGTGTTCGTCGGGTGGAGGGGAGGGCAGACACTCGACCTGTGGATCATACTTCAATGCCAGCCGAGAGGAGTTCCCATCTGTGCCCTACTCCGCCGTCGACTTCAATGATGACAAATGCACCACCAGCAGTGGAAATATTGAGAATTACCAAGACATTTATCAG GTGCGAAACTGTCGTCTGGTTGGTCTGCTGGACCTGGCTTTGGAGAAGGAACATGTGAGGGGGAAAGTGGTAGATTACATGAACACTCTAGTGGACATGGGTGTAGCTGGATTTAGGGTGGATGCCTGTAAACATATGTGGCCAAGTGACCTGAAAGCCATCTACAGCAGGCTCCATAACTTAAATACCAAATGGTTTCCAGAAGGTTCTAAACCACTCATTTACCAAGAA GTCATTGACCTGGGTGGAGAGCCGATAAAAGCAAGTGAATACTTTGGGCTTGGCCGTGTCACAGAGTTCAAATATGGCGCTAAGCTGGGCTCTGTCATTCGCAAATGGAACGAATACAAGCTCTCTGACCTTAA gagCTTGGGTGAGAGGTGGGGTTTGATGCCCTCTGACAAAGCTCTGGTGTTTGTCGATAACCATGACAACCAAAGAGGCCATGGCGCCGGTGGAGCATCCATTCTTACTTTCTGGGAGCCCAG AATGTACAAAATAGCTACCGCCTTCATGCTTGCTCATCCGTATGGAATGACGAGAGTAATGTCGAGCTACCGGTGGGACCGACATATCGTGGACGGAAAG GATCAGAATGACTGGATGGGGCCTCCTAGCTATCCGGATGGTTCTACCAAGTCTGTTCCCATCAGTCCAGATGGGACCTGTGGAGACGGGTGGGTGTGTGAACATAGATGGCCCCTAATAAG AAATATGGTCACCTTTCGTAAAGTTGTCAGCGGTCAGCCATTGACAAACTGGTGGGACAACAGAGCAAACCAAATCGCTTTTGGAAGAGGTGGCCAGGGCTTCGTAGTCATCAATAATGATGAATG TCCATTAGACGTCACATTGAGCACTGGCATGCCTGCTGGGACCTACTGCGACGTGATCTCTGGCCTAAAGACGAGAGGGCGTTGCACAGGGAAGACAATCAGAGTTCATGCAGATGGAAAGGCACATTTCAGCATCAGCAATGCCGATCCTGACCCTGTCATTGCTATTCACACACAGTCGAAATTATGA